The following are from one region of the Etheostoma spectabile isolate EspeVRDwgs_2016 chromosome 17, UIUC_Espe_1.0, whole genome shotgun sequence genome:
- the LOC116705377 gene encoding vinculin isoform X7: MPVFHTKTIESILEPVAQQISHLVIMHEEGEVDGKAIPDLTVPVAAVQAAVSNLVRVGKETVQTTEDQVMKRDMPPAFIKVENSSSKLVQAAQMLKADPYSVPARDYLIDGSRGILSGTSDLLLTFDEAEVRKIIRVCKGILEYLTVAEVVETMEDLITYTKNLGPGMTKMSKMIEERQQELTHQEHRQMLVNSMNTVKELLPVLISAIKIFVATKSSRGAGVEEAERNRRFTFEKMSAEINEIIRVLQLTTWDEDAWANKDMEALKRSLALIESKMAQAKSWLKDPHGQPGDPGEVPLRVILDEAGKVGELCAGKERKDILATTKALGQMTDQIADLRARGQGPTPGCVQRAGQCSQGLDLLFGKVDSAARRLEALINAKQAIARRLDAAQAWLADPNGGPEGEENIRALLAEAKRIADLCEDPKERDDILRSISEIAGLTARLVELRKQGKGDSPEARALAKQIGAALLTLQSKTNRAVANMRPAKPAVTLEGKMEQALRWANNPGVDDRGVGQAAIRGMVGEGRRLAGGLLGPYRQDMVGRCDRTETLMTSLADMAGRGEAEAPHARATAAQLLDSLKDLRQHMQEVMTQEVSDVFSDTTTPIKLLAVAATAPPDAPNREEVFQERAGNFEAHSGRLGATAEKAAAVGTGNKSTVEGIHAAVKHARELTPQVTSAARILLKNPGNKAAYEHFDTMKNQWIDNVERLTGLVDEAIDTKSLLDASEEAIKKDIDKCRVAMANVQPQMLVAGATSIARRANRVLLVAKREVENSEDPRFRDTVKHASDVLSHTISPMVMDAKAVAGNIQDKALQKAYLDSCLRILAAVGKVREAFQPQEPDFPPPPPDLDQLHVSDEQAPPKPPLPEGEVPPPRPPPPEEKDEEFPEQKAGEVLSEPMMVAARQLHDEARKWSSKGNDIIAAAKRMALLMAEMSRLVRGGSGNKRALIQCAKDIAKASDEVTRLAKEVAKQCTDRRIRTNLLQVCERIPTISTQLKILSTVKATMLGRTNISEEESEQATDMLVHNAQNLMQSVKETVREAEAASIKIRTDAGCTLRWVRKTPWYQ, encoded by the exons GTGGGAAAGGAGACTGTTCAAACCACCGAGGACCAGGTGATGAAGAGAGACATGCCTCCTGCATTCATTAA ggTGGAGAACTCAAGCTCTAAGCTTGTCCAGGCGGCTCAGATGCTAAAGGCAGATCCATACTCCGTTCCTGCGCGAGATTACTTGATCGATGGATCCAGAGGGATACTGTCTGGAACGTCTGACTTGCTCCTCACCTTTGACGAGgcagag GTGCGTAAGATAATTCGTGTGTGTAAAGGTATCCTAGAGTATCTGACAGTAGCTGAGGTTGTGGAGACCATGGAGGACCTCATCACTTACACCAAGAACCTGGGACCAG gGATGACCAAAATGTCAAAGATGATTGAAGAGAGGCAGCAGGAGCTGACACACCAAGAACACAGACAGATGCTAGTCAACTCCATGAACACTGTTAAAGAGCTGCTGCCTGTTCTTATATCAG CTATAAAGATTTTTGTCGCAACCAAGAGCAGTCGAGGTGCCGGCGTTGAGGAGGCAGAGAGGAACAGAAGGTTTACCTTTGAAAAGATGAGCGCTGAAATCAACGAGATCATAAGAGTCTTGCAGCTCACCACGTGGGATGAAGACGCCTGGGCCAACAAG GATATGGAGGCTTTGAAGAGATCTCTGGCTTTGATAGAGTCAAAGATGGCACAAgctaaaagctggcttaaagacCCCCATGGACAACCAG GTGACCCTGGTGAGGTTCCCCTGCGTGTGATACTGGATGaagctggtaaggtgggagagcTGTGTGCTGGGAAGGAGAGGAAAGATATACTGGCAACCACTAAGGCTCTGGGACAAATGACTGACCAGATTGCAGATCTACGGGCCAG AGGCCAGGGCCCGACCCCAGGGTGTGTGCAGCGTGCAGGACAGTGCTCGCAGGGCTTAGACTTGTTATTTGGCAAAGTGGACAGTGCTGCTCGCAGATTGGAGGCTCTAATCAATGCTAAACAGGCCATTGCCAGGAGGCTGGATGCTGCACAG GCCTGGCTGGCTGATCCTAACGGCGGTCCTGAGGGAGAAGAGAACATCAGAGCACTGCTAGCAGAGGCCAAGCGCATCGCTGATCTATGTGAAGACCCCAAAGAGAGGGATGACATCCTGCGCTCCATCAGTGAGATCGCGGGCCTCACCGCCAGACTTGTGGAGCTACGCAAACA GGGTAAAGGTGACAGCCCGGAGGCCCGTGCATTGGCTAAGCAGATCGGGGCGGCACTGCTGACTCTGCAATCCAAAACCAACCGTGCCGTGGCCAACATGAGACCTGCCAAACCTGCCGTCACCTTGGAGGGCAAGATGGAGCAGGCCCTCCGTTGGGCAAACAACCCCGGAGTAGATGACAGAGGAGTAG GTCAGGCAGCAATAAGAGGAATGGTTGGAGAAGGGAGGAGACTGGCAGGAGGCCTGTTGGGTCCGTATCGGCAGGATATGGTGGGGCGTTGCGACCGAACAGAGACCCTTATGACGTCTTTGGCGGACATGGCCGGCAGGGGCGAGGCTGAGGCTCCTCATGCACGAGCTACAGCTGCACAACTGCTAGACAGCCTCAAG GACCTGAGGCAGCACATGCAGGAGGTGATGACCCAGGAAGTATCTGATGTTTTCAGTGACACCACCACCCCTATCAAACTGCTGGCTGTGGCTGCAACTGCTCCCCCCGATGCCCCCAACAGAGAGGAG GTTTTTCAAGAGCGTGCAGGGAACTTTGAGGCCCACTCAGGTCGGCTGGGGGCTACTGCAGAGAAGGCTGCTGCTGTGGGAACAGGCAATAAGAGTACAGTAGAGGGAATACATGCTGCTGTGAAACATGCCAGGGAGCTCACACCACAG GTGACCTCTGCTGCACGGATCTTGTTGAAGAATCCAGGAAACAAAGCAGCATACGAGCACTTTGACACCATGAAGAACCAGTGGATTGACAATGTTGAGAGACTTACTG gTCTGGTGGACGAGGCCATCGACACCAAATCTCTGTTAGATGCTTCTGAGGAggctataaaaaaagacatcGACAAGTGCCGAGTTGCCATGGCGAATGTTCAGCCCCAAATGCTTGTTGCTGGGGCAACAAGCATAGCAAGACGAGCTAATCGAGTCCTGTTGGTGGCTAAGCGGGAGGTGGAGAACTCTGAAGATCCACGGTTCAGAGACACAGTGAAACACGCGTCAGACGTCCTCTCCCACACCATCTCACCAATGGTGATGGATGCTAAAGCTGTGGCTGGGAACATACAAGATAAAG CTCTGCAAAAGGCCTATTTGGACTCGTGTCTGAGGATCCTGGCTGCAGTTGGAAAAGTTAGAGAAGCCTTCCAACCTCAGGAGCCTgactttcctcctcctcctcctgaccTGGACCAACTTCAT GTTAGTGATGAGCAGGCACCACCCAAGCCCCCCCTGCCAGAGGGTGAGGTGCCCCCGCCTCGGCCCCCTCCTCCAGAGGAGAAGGATGAGGAGTTCCCGGAGCAGAAGGCCGGAGAGGTGCTCAGCGAACCCATGATGGTGGCAGCCAGGCAGCTGCACGATGAGGCACGCAAGTGGTCAAGCAAG GGTAACGATATCATAGCAGCAGCCAAGCGGATGGCTCTGCTAATGGCAGAAATGTCTCGGCTGGTGCGTGGTGGAAGCGGAAACAAGCGTGCACTTATTCAGTGTGCTAAGGACATCGCCAAGGCCTCAGATGAGGTGACGAGACTGGCTAAAGAAGTGGCCAAGCAGTGCACTGACAGACGCATCAGAACTAACCTGCTGCAG GTGTGTGAACGAATCCCTACCATCAGTACTCAGCTGAAGATCCTCTCTACTGTCAAAGCCACCATGCTGGGACGGACAAACATTAGTGAAGAGGAGTCAGAGCAG GCCACAGATATGTTGGTCCATAACGCCCAGAATCTGATGCAGTCAGTGAAGGAGACCGTAAGAGAAGCAGAAGCAGCCTCCATCAAGATCCGCACTGATGCCGGATGCACCCTTCGCTGGGTGCGCAAAACCCCCTGGTACCAATAA
- the LOC116705377 gene encoding vinculin isoform X3, producing MPVFHTKTIESILEPVAQQISHLVIMHEEGEVDGKAIPDLTVPVAAVQAAVSNLVRVGKETVQTTEDQVMKRDMPPAFIKVENSSSKLVQAAQMLKADPYSVPARDYLIDGSRGILSGTSDLLLTFDEAEVRKIIRVCKGILEYLTVAEVVETMEDLITYTKNLGPGMTKMSKMIEERQQELTHQEHRQMLVNSMNTVKELLPVLISAIKIFVATKSSRGAGVEEAERNRRFTFEKMSAEINEIIRVLQLTTWDEDAWANKKDMEALKRSLALIESKMAQAKSWLKDPHGQPGDPGEVPLRVILDEAGKVGELCAGKERKDILATTKALGQMTDQIADLRARGQGPTPGCVQRAGQCSQGLDLLFGKVDSAARRLEALINAKQAIARRLDAAQAWLADPNGGPEGEENIRALLAEAKRIADLCEDPKERDDILRSISEIAGLTARLVELRKQGKGDSPEARALAKQIGAALLTLQSKTNRAVANMRPAKPAVTLEGKMEQALRWANNPGVDDRGVGQAAIRGMVGEGRRLAGGLLGPYRQDMVGRCDRTETLMTSLADMAGRGEAEAPHARATAAQLLDSLKDLRQHMQEVMTQEVSDVFSDTTTPIKLLAVAATAPPDAPNREEVFQERAGNFEAHSGRLGATAEKAAAVGTGNKSTVEGIHAAVKHARELTPQVTSAARILLKNPGNKAAYEHFDTMKNQWIDNVERLTGLVDEAIDTKSLLDASEEAIKKDIDKCRVAMANVQPQMLVAGATSIARRANRVLLVAKREVENSEDPRFRDTVKHASDVLSHTISPMVMDAKAVAGNIQDKALQKAYLDSCLRILAAVGKVREAFQPQEPDFPPPPPDLDQLHVSDEQAPPKPPLPEGEVPPPRPPPPEEKDEEFPEQKAGEVLSEPMMVAARQLHDEARKWSSKPEDEEAVEEREVDDEDEFTDGEDDYEPELLMMPSNQPVNQPILAAAQSLHQEARKWSSKGNDIIAAAKRMALLMAEMSRLVRGGSGNKRALIQCAKDIAKASDEVTRLAKEVAKQCTDRRIRTNLLQVCERIPTISTQLKILSTVKATMLGRTNISEEESEQATDMLVHNAQNLMQSVKETVREAEAASIKIRTDAGCTLRWVRKTPWYQ from the exons GTGGGAAAGGAGACTGTTCAAACCACCGAGGACCAGGTGATGAAGAGAGACATGCCTCCTGCATTCATTAA ggTGGAGAACTCAAGCTCTAAGCTTGTCCAGGCGGCTCAGATGCTAAAGGCAGATCCATACTCCGTTCCTGCGCGAGATTACTTGATCGATGGATCCAGAGGGATACTGTCTGGAACGTCTGACTTGCTCCTCACCTTTGACGAGgcagag GTGCGTAAGATAATTCGTGTGTGTAAAGGTATCCTAGAGTATCTGACAGTAGCTGAGGTTGTGGAGACCATGGAGGACCTCATCACTTACACCAAGAACCTGGGACCAG gGATGACCAAAATGTCAAAGATGATTGAAGAGAGGCAGCAGGAGCTGACACACCAAGAACACAGACAGATGCTAGTCAACTCCATGAACACTGTTAAAGAGCTGCTGCCTGTTCTTATATCAG CTATAAAGATTTTTGTCGCAACCAAGAGCAGTCGAGGTGCCGGCGTTGAGGAGGCAGAGAGGAACAGAAGGTTTACCTTTGAAAAGATGAGCGCTGAAATCAACGAGATCATAAGAGTCTTGCAGCTCACCACGTGGGATGAAGACGCCTGGGCCAACAAG AAG GATATGGAGGCTTTGAAGAGATCTCTGGCTTTGATAGAGTCAAAGATGGCACAAgctaaaagctggcttaaagacCCCCATGGACAACCAG GTGACCCTGGTGAGGTTCCCCTGCGTGTGATACTGGATGaagctggtaaggtgggagagcTGTGTGCTGGGAAGGAGAGGAAAGATATACTGGCAACCACTAAGGCTCTGGGACAAATGACTGACCAGATTGCAGATCTACGGGCCAG AGGCCAGGGCCCGACCCCAGGGTGTGTGCAGCGTGCAGGACAGTGCTCGCAGGGCTTAGACTTGTTATTTGGCAAAGTGGACAGTGCTGCTCGCAGATTGGAGGCTCTAATCAATGCTAAACAGGCCATTGCCAGGAGGCTGGATGCTGCACAG GCCTGGCTGGCTGATCCTAACGGCGGTCCTGAGGGAGAAGAGAACATCAGAGCACTGCTAGCAGAGGCCAAGCGCATCGCTGATCTATGTGAAGACCCCAAAGAGAGGGATGACATCCTGCGCTCCATCAGTGAGATCGCGGGCCTCACCGCCAGACTTGTGGAGCTACGCAAACA GGGTAAAGGTGACAGCCCGGAGGCCCGTGCATTGGCTAAGCAGATCGGGGCGGCACTGCTGACTCTGCAATCCAAAACCAACCGTGCCGTGGCCAACATGAGACCTGCCAAACCTGCCGTCACCTTGGAGGGCAAGATGGAGCAGGCCCTCCGTTGGGCAAACAACCCCGGAGTAGATGACAGAGGAGTAG GTCAGGCAGCAATAAGAGGAATGGTTGGAGAAGGGAGGAGACTGGCAGGAGGCCTGTTGGGTCCGTATCGGCAGGATATGGTGGGGCGTTGCGACCGAACAGAGACCCTTATGACGTCTTTGGCGGACATGGCCGGCAGGGGCGAGGCTGAGGCTCCTCATGCACGAGCTACAGCTGCACAACTGCTAGACAGCCTCAAG GACCTGAGGCAGCACATGCAGGAGGTGATGACCCAGGAAGTATCTGATGTTTTCAGTGACACCACCACCCCTATCAAACTGCTGGCTGTGGCTGCAACTGCTCCCCCCGATGCCCCCAACAGAGAGGAG GTTTTTCAAGAGCGTGCAGGGAACTTTGAGGCCCACTCAGGTCGGCTGGGGGCTACTGCAGAGAAGGCTGCTGCTGTGGGAACAGGCAATAAGAGTACAGTAGAGGGAATACATGCTGCTGTGAAACATGCCAGGGAGCTCACACCACAG GTGACCTCTGCTGCACGGATCTTGTTGAAGAATCCAGGAAACAAAGCAGCATACGAGCACTTTGACACCATGAAGAACCAGTGGATTGACAATGTTGAGAGACTTACTG gTCTGGTGGACGAGGCCATCGACACCAAATCTCTGTTAGATGCTTCTGAGGAggctataaaaaaagacatcGACAAGTGCCGAGTTGCCATGGCGAATGTTCAGCCCCAAATGCTTGTTGCTGGGGCAACAAGCATAGCAAGACGAGCTAATCGAGTCCTGTTGGTGGCTAAGCGGGAGGTGGAGAACTCTGAAGATCCACGGTTCAGAGACACAGTGAAACACGCGTCAGACGTCCTCTCCCACACCATCTCACCAATGGTGATGGATGCTAAAGCTGTGGCTGGGAACATACAAGATAAAG CTCTGCAAAAGGCCTATTTGGACTCGTGTCTGAGGATCCTGGCTGCAGTTGGAAAAGTTAGAGAAGCCTTCCAACCTCAGGAGCCTgactttcctcctcctcctcctgaccTGGACCAACTTCAT GTTAGTGATGAGCAGGCACCACCCAAGCCCCCCCTGCCAGAGGGTGAGGTGCCCCCGCCTCGGCCCCCTCCTCCAGAGGAGAAGGATGAGGAGTTCCCGGAGCAGAAGGCCGGAGAGGTGCTCAGCGAACCCATGATGGTGGCAGCCAGGCAGCTGCACGATGAGGCACGCAAGTGGTCAAGCAAG CCTGAGGATGAGGAGGcagtagaagagagagaggtagatgatgaagatgagttTACTGATGGTGAGGATGACTATGAGCCAGAACTGCTGATGATGCCCTCCAACCAGCCTGTCAATCAACCCATTCTGGCAGCTGCCCAGTCTCTCCACCAGGAGGCGCGCAAGTGGTCCAGCAAG GGTAACGATATCATAGCAGCAGCCAAGCGGATGGCTCTGCTAATGGCAGAAATGTCTCGGCTGGTGCGTGGTGGAAGCGGAAACAAGCGTGCACTTATTCAGTGTGCTAAGGACATCGCCAAGGCCTCAGATGAGGTGACGAGACTGGCTAAAGAAGTGGCCAAGCAGTGCACTGACAGACGCATCAGAACTAACCTGCTGCAG GTGTGTGAACGAATCCCTACCATCAGTACTCAGCTGAAGATCCTCTCTACTGTCAAAGCCACCATGCTGGGACGGACAAACATTAGTGAAGAGGAGTCAGAGCAG GCCACAGATATGTTGGTCCATAACGCCCAGAATCTGATGCAGTCAGTGAAGGAGACCGTAAGAGAAGCAGAAGCAGCCTCCATCAAGATCCGCACTGATGCCGGATGCACCCTTCGCTGGGTGCGCAAAACCCCCTGGTACCAATAA
- the LOC116705377 gene encoding vinculin isoform X4 — protein sequence MPVFHTKTIESILEPVAQQISHLVIMHEEGEVDGKAIPDLTVPVAAVQAAVSNLVRVGKETVQTTEDQVMKRDMPPAFIKVENSSSKLVQAAQMLKADPYSVPARDYLIDGSRGILSGTSDLLLTFDEAEVRKIIRVCKGILEYLTVAEVVETMEDLITYTKNLGPGMTKMSKMIEERQQELTHQEHRQMLVNSMNTVKELLPVLISAIKIFVATKSSRGAGVEEAERNRRFTFEKMSAEINEIIRVLQLTTWDEDAWANKDMEALKRSLALIESKMAQAKSWLKDPHGQPGDPGEVPLRVILDEAGKVGELCAGKERKDILATTKALGQMTDQIADLRARGQGPTPGCVQRAGQCSQGLDLLFGKVDSAARRLEALINAKQAIARRLDAAQAWLADPNGGPEGEENIRALLAEAKRIADLCEDPKERDDILRSISEIAGLTARLVELRKQGKGDSPEARALAKQIGAALLTLQSKTNRAVANMRPAKPAVTLEGKMEQALRWANNPGVDDRGVGQAAIRGMVGEGRRLAGGLLGPYRQDMVGRCDRTETLMTSLADMAGRGEAEAPHARATAAQLLDSLKDLRQHMQEVMTQEVSDVFSDTTTPIKLLAVAATAPPDAPNREEVFQERAGNFEAHSGRLGATAEKAAAVGTGNKSTVEGIHAAVKHARELTPQVTSAARILLKNPGNKAAYEHFDTMKNQWIDNVERLTGLVDEAIDTKSLLDASEEAIKKDIDKCRVAMANVQPQMLVAGATSIARRANRVLLVAKREVENSEDPRFRDTVKHASDVLSHTISPMVMDAKAVAGNIQDKALQKAYLDSCLRILAAVGKVREAFQPQEPDFPPPPPDLDQLHVSDEQAPPKPPLPEGEVPPPRPPPPEEKDEEFPEQKAGEVLSEPMMVAARQLHDEARKWSSKPEDEEAVEEREVDDEDEFTDGEDDYEPELLMMPSNQPVNQPILAAAQSLHQEARKWSSKGNDIIAAAKRMALLMAEMSRLVRGGSGNKRALIQCAKDIAKASDEVTRLAKEVAKQCTDRRIRTNLLQVCERIPTISTQLKILSTVKATMLGRTNISEEESEQATDMLVHNAQNLMQSVKETVREAEAASIKIRTDAGCTLRWVRKTPWYQ from the exons GTGGGAAAGGAGACTGTTCAAACCACCGAGGACCAGGTGATGAAGAGAGACATGCCTCCTGCATTCATTAA ggTGGAGAACTCAAGCTCTAAGCTTGTCCAGGCGGCTCAGATGCTAAAGGCAGATCCATACTCCGTTCCTGCGCGAGATTACTTGATCGATGGATCCAGAGGGATACTGTCTGGAACGTCTGACTTGCTCCTCACCTTTGACGAGgcagag GTGCGTAAGATAATTCGTGTGTGTAAAGGTATCCTAGAGTATCTGACAGTAGCTGAGGTTGTGGAGACCATGGAGGACCTCATCACTTACACCAAGAACCTGGGACCAG gGATGACCAAAATGTCAAAGATGATTGAAGAGAGGCAGCAGGAGCTGACACACCAAGAACACAGACAGATGCTAGTCAACTCCATGAACACTGTTAAAGAGCTGCTGCCTGTTCTTATATCAG CTATAAAGATTTTTGTCGCAACCAAGAGCAGTCGAGGTGCCGGCGTTGAGGAGGCAGAGAGGAACAGAAGGTTTACCTTTGAAAAGATGAGCGCTGAAATCAACGAGATCATAAGAGTCTTGCAGCTCACCACGTGGGATGAAGACGCCTGGGCCAACAAG GATATGGAGGCTTTGAAGAGATCTCTGGCTTTGATAGAGTCAAAGATGGCACAAgctaaaagctggcttaaagacCCCCATGGACAACCAG GTGACCCTGGTGAGGTTCCCCTGCGTGTGATACTGGATGaagctggtaaggtgggagagcTGTGTGCTGGGAAGGAGAGGAAAGATATACTGGCAACCACTAAGGCTCTGGGACAAATGACTGACCAGATTGCAGATCTACGGGCCAG AGGCCAGGGCCCGACCCCAGGGTGTGTGCAGCGTGCAGGACAGTGCTCGCAGGGCTTAGACTTGTTATTTGGCAAAGTGGACAGTGCTGCTCGCAGATTGGAGGCTCTAATCAATGCTAAACAGGCCATTGCCAGGAGGCTGGATGCTGCACAG GCCTGGCTGGCTGATCCTAACGGCGGTCCTGAGGGAGAAGAGAACATCAGAGCACTGCTAGCAGAGGCCAAGCGCATCGCTGATCTATGTGAAGACCCCAAAGAGAGGGATGACATCCTGCGCTCCATCAGTGAGATCGCGGGCCTCACCGCCAGACTTGTGGAGCTACGCAAACA GGGTAAAGGTGACAGCCCGGAGGCCCGTGCATTGGCTAAGCAGATCGGGGCGGCACTGCTGACTCTGCAATCCAAAACCAACCGTGCCGTGGCCAACATGAGACCTGCCAAACCTGCCGTCACCTTGGAGGGCAAGATGGAGCAGGCCCTCCGTTGGGCAAACAACCCCGGAGTAGATGACAGAGGAGTAG GTCAGGCAGCAATAAGAGGAATGGTTGGAGAAGGGAGGAGACTGGCAGGAGGCCTGTTGGGTCCGTATCGGCAGGATATGGTGGGGCGTTGCGACCGAACAGAGACCCTTATGACGTCTTTGGCGGACATGGCCGGCAGGGGCGAGGCTGAGGCTCCTCATGCACGAGCTACAGCTGCACAACTGCTAGACAGCCTCAAG GACCTGAGGCAGCACATGCAGGAGGTGATGACCCAGGAAGTATCTGATGTTTTCAGTGACACCACCACCCCTATCAAACTGCTGGCTGTGGCTGCAACTGCTCCCCCCGATGCCCCCAACAGAGAGGAG GTTTTTCAAGAGCGTGCAGGGAACTTTGAGGCCCACTCAGGTCGGCTGGGGGCTACTGCAGAGAAGGCTGCTGCTGTGGGAACAGGCAATAAGAGTACAGTAGAGGGAATACATGCTGCTGTGAAACATGCCAGGGAGCTCACACCACAG GTGACCTCTGCTGCACGGATCTTGTTGAAGAATCCAGGAAACAAAGCAGCATACGAGCACTTTGACACCATGAAGAACCAGTGGATTGACAATGTTGAGAGACTTACTG gTCTGGTGGACGAGGCCATCGACACCAAATCTCTGTTAGATGCTTCTGAGGAggctataaaaaaagacatcGACAAGTGCCGAGTTGCCATGGCGAATGTTCAGCCCCAAATGCTTGTTGCTGGGGCAACAAGCATAGCAAGACGAGCTAATCGAGTCCTGTTGGTGGCTAAGCGGGAGGTGGAGAACTCTGAAGATCCACGGTTCAGAGACACAGTGAAACACGCGTCAGACGTCCTCTCCCACACCATCTCACCAATGGTGATGGATGCTAAAGCTGTGGCTGGGAACATACAAGATAAAG CTCTGCAAAAGGCCTATTTGGACTCGTGTCTGAGGATCCTGGCTGCAGTTGGAAAAGTTAGAGAAGCCTTCCAACCTCAGGAGCCTgactttcctcctcctcctcctgaccTGGACCAACTTCAT GTTAGTGATGAGCAGGCACCACCCAAGCCCCCCCTGCCAGAGGGTGAGGTGCCCCCGCCTCGGCCCCCTCCTCCAGAGGAGAAGGATGAGGAGTTCCCGGAGCAGAAGGCCGGAGAGGTGCTCAGCGAACCCATGATGGTGGCAGCCAGGCAGCTGCACGATGAGGCACGCAAGTGGTCAAGCAAG CCTGAGGATGAGGAGGcagtagaagagagagaggtagatgatgaagatgagttTACTGATGGTGAGGATGACTATGAGCCAGAACTGCTGATGATGCCCTCCAACCAGCCTGTCAATCAACCCATTCTGGCAGCTGCCCAGTCTCTCCACCAGGAGGCGCGCAAGTGGTCCAGCAAG GGTAACGATATCATAGCAGCAGCCAAGCGGATGGCTCTGCTAATGGCAGAAATGTCTCGGCTGGTGCGTGGTGGAAGCGGAAACAAGCGTGCACTTATTCAGTGTGCTAAGGACATCGCCAAGGCCTCAGATGAGGTGACGAGACTGGCTAAAGAAGTGGCCAAGCAGTGCACTGACAGACGCATCAGAACTAACCTGCTGCAG GTGTGTGAACGAATCCCTACCATCAGTACTCAGCTGAAGATCCTCTCTACTGTCAAAGCCACCATGCTGGGACGGACAAACATTAGTGAAGAGGAGTCAGAGCAG GCCACAGATATGTTGGTCCATAACGCCCAGAATCTGATGCAGTCAGTGAAGGAGACCGTAAGAGAAGCAGAAGCAGCCTCCATCAAGATCCGCACTGATGCCGGATGCACCCTTCGCTGGGTGCGCAAAACCCCCTGGTACCAATAA